The Poecilia reticulata strain Guanapo linkage group LG4, Guppy_female_1.0+MT, whole genome shotgun sequence genomic interval aagatgctctgttttctcaagacagtctcatgaagagggtGGTCCGTAACTTTCTtgattttataacaaaataaatgtaatcctAGAGTTAAAGACAAACATTCTATCTGCAGTCCTGTTCTCTGTTTCAACATGTGGAACAATTCAATGTCTACGTGATGGAGTTtgattagaaataattttatagGCACACAGCTGACAGGTTTGGGAGAAAACTTCTATAATTCTACGAAAATAATCCTGACTCATGACGGATTAAACAgcaaaaatttttatttgtaaaaaaaacccaaacaaatagTTTTCCTTCGACTTCAGAGCTAAGCACTACCTTGTTTTGATATTATATGAAAAATTCCCATAAAATCTGTTGACGATGGTGTCAGTTAAGTGACAAAAGGTATGGATACTTTTGGAAGGTACAGTATTATGTTGTGAAACTCACCTGTCAGCTGCAGTAAATCTTAAGAGGCCTGGAGGTTACGTTCAAGAATACAGCAAATAAAGTTAAAGCAATCCCTGTGCCAACAAGAAAAAACTGTTACGTCTCTGGTGATTCTAATGATGCCAATATGAAATGCTGTCACCTTTACATATTGTTAAATCAAATTGTCAGATGGCAAAGCAAGctgaaaataaagctgaaaatgattTGATCAAGTTTACATCTTGCTGCTGTCATACAGAAACAAACCTTGTGAAAGAGGAGACACTGCAGTGCCAGCTCTGAACACACaactggctttattttgaatgtcaaagagaagaaaaaggcaGAGATGCTTTGAACACTTGTCAATTTTTACTAAACCACATTAGAAACTTATTTTTGTGCAATACACACTAAAGTCTTCCTGCTAAAGATGCAACAACTTCCACAAATCTGGCCAACATAGCAGCCtttaatgcaaatgaaaaactaatttgattctgtttcaaatattaaaactctgcttcaaaataaaacaaaaagtcatgttGGAAAGTTTTTTTGGCATGTGTCACAGCATGGTTAGCGAGGCTAGATGCCCTTAAGGGTATAAGTTGAGCAAGTGGGAGAAAGCTAAGCGAATACAAGGTCTTCCTGGAGAAAAGGGAGCGGAAGCCTGTGGAAAATTCCCAGATCCGGTATGTTCTCAATTAAAGCCGTCTACTCCTCCGTGAAATTGAAGAAACCGAGGAGTGACTCAGCATTTCTCTGTTTAAGCTGGTCAccagtgatggaaaagaaataCTCATTCACATCCAACTTTAGGAGTGATGGGAGTTTTACTTTAATCATAGTGACTGGATAGAAATagactttggatttttttcttttatcttgttTCTCTTCCCTGCTATAAATGAAAAAGATTCCTTACTGATATCCTGGGAGGAATATCATGAAATCTTTAATGTCCCAACAGGGACTTCCTGGGTCATGTTTCTTAAGCCAGTTGTTGTTTCAGCTTCGGCACCTAGGTTCAACGTTTAACGTCATTCTGAGGCTCTTAAGTAACATCCAGCTTTGTTGTGGCAGCTTCCAGTTGAGTcaccaaaaagaaaactccCTCTCTGACTGTGTTTACCTCTCTTCTGCCATGAAGCATTATTCACTTCTTTTGATGGGGAGGCCGAACACGAGGAAAGTCTGAATTTCATTCAAGACTTTTATTGAGGTCATAGTTCAGGTCAGAACCCACATCATGGAAATCTTTAATTTTTCCCAAACTAATAAGCGTTCCTGTTATTTGTGACTGATTCATCAAACGTTCCAAACACAACTGCAGAGGAACATTGTTTAATATTTCTAGCAGACGACCTGAGAACATCTACTAGCACAGTTGAAAGCAGATCACTTTGCTACACCAGGTCTGTCCTTCAACAGACCGGGGTCAAATATTTAGGTAATTAGAAGAATACTAAGAAAGCAGTTCAGACATGTTGTTCCATTGTGTTGGATGAGAGACACCTCATCCAACACAACTGTCATCAGACCAACAACATCAGACAACtgaaatcagaccaaatttTGATTTCACAAATCAGACCAAATTTTACATCTGATAGTATTAGCAAATTAATTCTGTcagaaaaaatgagagaaagatTATTTTAGAGAGTTTATCAAACTTTCTTTCAGCTCAtgagtttacatacattttctcaCCATTTGGTAGGGTAACCTTTTAAACTTCTGGGGTTTTTTCCACAATGTTTTTGCCATGGTTTGCTGAAATTCTGGCTCATTCCTCTCGACAGAACTGCAGTAATTGCTCACACAGACCCGTTCAACCACTAATTTTCTCTGCTGTTGTTCTTAAGCCACTTTATAAGTATTTAAGGCAGTATCCTTGGTTACTGTCCATTCGGCAGACCAATTTGTGCCCGAGCTATGACCTCCGGACTTGAGCTGATGTGTCAatgttttaacagtttcttCATCACACCAGTTTACCTTTCACCTTTCGACAAAACGGGAGCGCCATGGTGCTGCCACTGGACAACAGGCTATCCTGTTTCCTTCCTGAATGGTATGGTGGTTTCCATGCTGCTTATTTGGTGTATAAATATTTCCATCAGATTTGAGAAGTTCACCATTGTCTTCCTAatttcttggctgatttctaTTGATTTTCCATAAATTTGCAAATGTAAGCAGCAAGTTTGAGTCCTTGGCTTAAAATACATTCACAGGTGTGTCTCCAATTAACTCAGGTGTTATGACTGAAGGCTTTTCCATGCTCCCATCAGAAGCCAAGCAGTCGACTCGCGGTTTCAGGACGTGCATATTATTACACACACCTTTCACACATGGCACATCGCACTACATCAATGAGAGCCAACTTTAACTCTTCAGATGAAGTATAGGAGAGCCTTCAATTTAGTGAAAGCTCACAAAACCATGACATGATAATCTGTAGTTACCAACATTCTTTAAAGGTACAGTAATTTTAGAGTATGTCaactttaaactgaattaaacgcAAGTTTAAGCTAGTAATAAAATTTTAGAATTATTTTGGACTCAACATATATAATTCTAGTGatcaaatgatttaaaacagaaaaggtttaGTCAGAGTTCATGTCAGAAAGTGAGAACAATTGGTTTTCACCAattgtgtattattttttgcagtgatCTTACATATCTGGTTTCAGCTTAGATGTCAAGTTGACGTgtgaaaaactgcagaaaggTAGATTTGCTCAGAACTTGACACCCAGGAACGAACAATACAAGGATAAGTCTCAGTCTTAAAGGGATTTGTCAAGAGTTTCGTCCAGACTGATCTCTGGTAAACTCTTCTCTGCAGAAGGCAGGGAACATCCCTGACAACTTAATTGCAGAAAACTCTGCACACGTAATCATTTATGTAAAACCTGCAGGGAGACAGGATGCCTGCAAATCAGAAGACCCAAAGTAAAGGTGATTTTGTTGTTCAGTGTGTGACTGTCAGGGTCAAAATTGATCACTCATCAGTTTTGATAACTAACATCATGCATGCTACCAAAATCAATATTGGAATGGGATTTAACATGTGCCTATCATGGATGAAAAAAGTTACTTACAGCTCATGTTTTAGCCGGATGAAGTGTTTTCCATAACAAAATCGACATGTGCCAGAGTTggaattttttaattttctttataaacGACAGAGAACGTTCCATTCTTAAACAGCACACATGCCAACAATCAGGAATATATCTGACAGATTTGgaacatttctcttttgttttttcctgttgaaCCAGTGATTTTCCACTGTTTCTGATGGGCACAGAAAAAGAACGAGTATGtggtgccatctagtggccgtTCTCCAAAAATTACGGGTCATCTCAAAATATAGTTGTGATTTTCAAAGCTTTGCTTCAGTACTTCTCAAATAGTGGGGTGAGCCCCCCCAGGTGGGCGCAGGGGGGGATCGAGAGAAGCAGGACTTTATGGCATGACATAAAGTCATGCCATATGACATGGCATAGTTTTTATTACTCTGAGAAGCTGTCAAGACACCCATGGtgcctctggaggagctgcagattaAAAGCTAATATGTTGAACCTGACCTTCATAGAAGactgaccagaaaaaaaacattgttgaaagaGAAGAAATGCTGTTTATGGTGTGCTACAACCCATTCAATGGACAAAACAAACTTGGAAAAGAATGTGCTCTtatcagacagaaacaaatttggacatttttttgttttgccttatggaaaatgcaaaaactacGGACAAGGGAGATCTAAAAGTTGTTGCACATGTAATTGAACCTGATCTCTGCTCTGTGATTGAGATGTTCCAACACATTCATGCATACATTACTGTGCACACAAAGGTAGTGAGTATTttacttgcacacacacacacacacacgcacacacacacccccacacacacacacacacacacacacacacacacaccacacacNNNNNNNNNNNNNNNNNNNNNNNNNNNNNNNNNNNNNNNNNNNNNNNNNNNNNNNNNNNNNNNNNNNNNNNNNNNNNNNNNNNNNNNNNNNNNNNNNNNNNNNNNNNNNNNNNNNNNNNNNNNNNNNNNNNNNNNNNNNNNNNNNNNNNNNNNNNNNNNNNNNNNNNNNNNNNNNNNNNNNNNNNNNNNNNNNNNNNNNNNNNNNNNNNNNNNNNNNNNNNNNNNNNNNNNNNNNNNNNNNNNNNNNNNNNNNNNNNNNNNNNNNNNNNNNNNNNNNNNNNNNNNNNNNNNNNNNNNNNNNNNNNNNNNNNNNNNNNNNNNNNNNNNNNNNNNNNNNNNNNNNNNNNNNNNNNNNNNNNNNNNNNNNNNNNNNNNNNNNNNNNNNNNNNNNNNNNNNNNNNNNNNNNNNNNNNNNNNNNNNNNNNNNNNNNNNNNNNNNNNNNNNNNNNNNNNNNNNNNNNNNNNNNNNNNNNNNNNNNNNNNNNNNNNNNNNNNNNNNNNNNNNNNNNNNNNNNNNNNNNNNNNNNNNNNNNNNNNNNNNNNNNNNNNNNNNNNNNNNNNNNNNNNNNNNNNNNNNNNNNNNNNNNNNNNNNNNNNNNNNNNNNNNNNNNNNNNNNNNNNNNNNNNNNNNNNNNNNNNNNNNNNNNNNNNNNNNNNNNNNNNNNNNNNNNNNNNNNNNNNNNNNNNNNNNNNNNNNNNNNNNNNNNNNNNNNNNNNNNNNNNNNNNNNNNNNNNNNNNNNNNNNNNNNNNNNNNNNNNNNNNNNNNNNNNNNNNNNNNNNNNNNNNNNNNNNNNNNNNNNNNNNNNNNNNNNNNNNNNNNNNNNNNNNNNNNNNNNNNNNNNNNNNNNNNNNNNNNNNNNNNNNNNNtcatcatcatcatcatcatcatcatcatcatcatcatcatcatcatcatcatcatcatcatcatcatcatcatcatcatcatcatcatcatcatcgtcatcatcatcatcatcgtctgCTGGgccaaataaaacaacagaaccaatatatttaaaaacccAAAGTACCACAATGgaagcaataaaaactgaactaaacatTCAGTGGCAGTTAAAGCAGTTGTTAAGTAACCTTTTCAGTTCTTGGTCTAAAAGTGTTATTTATCTTGACAGTAAGTCTTGTCATTAATTATAGAAACAAATGCTCAAATCTTATGTATAGTTCAAcctattaaatgtttttttgaggAGAAGCTGTAATATGTCTGCATTAGTATTCTTTTTCATTAGAACTGTGAAAATCGGTACCCGTGTTTGCTTTGTCAGGGGTAACAAAGGCATTTACTGAAGGTGTGCTGTAAATTTACAAGAAAGAGCAGTAATGGATCAGAGCCATCATCTTCACACTTAATAAACTCTCTTTATTAAAGTTGTCTCAGTACTTGAAGAGAATCAAAGTTGTCACTGTGAATTTTTGTGCAGGGATTTCAAATTGTCAGTTTTGGACTTCTCGACATGAAAGACAAATGTGTTAAATTTGCTCATGTCAGATTCACACTAAACTTCCAGAATACATTAGATCTGGTCCTCAGCAATACTATATATATCTTTATATTGTGACATCCTCAGATGTCTGctatatgcattttatttttcatataatcCTTTACTGAATTTTGGCATATGGACTTGATGTGGTTTTGTAGTGTCTTCCATCTTGTCTGCAGAAAATGCAGCCAGCTGTAAGTTGACCAGTTATGACTGGTTAACTTACCAGTTGTAAGGTGGTCAAATTTactgaactttttttaattgatggAAACTGACCTGTGTGATCACCATATTTTACCTTGCCTACAAGGTAAAATACGTAGGCAAGGATGCAACAAATTAAAGCAATGCATTTTCACAATGTGGTTATCAATTTATTCTTGTTTAAGTTGTGAAATTATATGCTTACCAGAACAAACATATCAGCTACATTGAAAAAAGCTAAAAGTCAACACTTTCAGTAACGGCCCTAAACTCCAGAAAACAACAGCATAAACAGAGCAAGGCTGGCCTTTGAGTCTAACGGCCAGCCTTGCTATATGTTCACCCTCTCTGAGTTTGGCTGTGTGTGTAACTTCTTCACACCCTTTGCAAACAGCTGGTAAACTAAGTCAGTGGGAGGTAAGGGGATCTTGCCTGTGAAGATATCCCCATTGCTGCTGACTTGCAGGATAGATGCTGACCCACAGACAACTCCTGCCAAACTCCGCCTGTAAGAACATCTTTCCCTGAGTTATTCAAGACCAGGAGCCAGTATATCTCTGTGGCATCTGCTGGACCTGTCCTGCTTGGGGTGAAAACGCAGTGTAAGGCATGCTTCAGTCTTTAAATtgatataaatatgtatataaatatatgtacattttgattttatagaAATTCCCAGTGATCGATGTGATATATGCATTCTTAGATACTTCCCAGACACTCTTGCATGTTCAAGTAAAGCATCagtggtaaaaacaaaatcttcacTGATCTTACAGATGTCTGAAAGAACAGCTGCTGtgaaaaggagcagaagaaaatgtcaaGTGAGACTTTGTGTAACTCATAGCCCATCTGATGGACACACTGTAAGTAACCCTGACAATGTGAAGACGTACTCTTCATTTCACAGTGTGTGTGCTGGTGAAGATTTGCTTGCTGACAGCAAAGACAATGGAGTTCTTTATCTAAATCCTCAAACACCAAACTGGTGTCTTGTAGAGAGGTTTGCTGAACTTTCACCAGCAGAAGAGGTAAAGATGCCCGTGAAGCAAGTCCACAGGATGGCCATGGGACCACGTTCCAAACACGCTgagaccaaaaacaaacataatggATTGGCAGACGCTTTAAAGGAGAAGGAAATAAACTCTGTACATgacttaacaaaacaaaacaaggactCAGACCAACTGAGGACAGCTAATCTGAAAGAGCTAGATGCTGAGGAATACTCTCCTAATGCGGATAGAAAAGGGACCAAAAAGAGACTCAGAAAAACTCCCTCTGCAAATAATTCacctaaaaaatgtaaagacgATAAAGTTCCACGAGTTTTGGCTGCAATGAAAAGACGAAGTGCAGTGGACACTGAGGACCGACCTTTCAAATGTACACACTGCCACTGGGCTTTCAAGAAACTCTGCAACCTCCAGAGCCACTTGCAAACACACTCTGGCCTCAAACCACATGTGTGTGACATATGTGGCAAGGCTTACTCACATCAGGGCACTCTGCAACAGCACAAGCATCTGCACACTGGGGAAAGGCCGTATCGCTGTACCTTCTGTGACAAAACATACATCTGGTCCTCAGATTATCGCAAGCACATCCGCACACACACCGGCGAGAAGCCCTACATCTGTGAAACATGCGGCAAGGATTTTATCCGCTCCTCCGACCTGAGGAAGCATGAGCGGAACATGCACACCAACAACAAGCCTTTCCCATGTACGCACTGTGGCAAGACCTTCAACAAACCTCTCTCCCTGAAGCGCCACGAGCGCAAGCACCTCGGAGAAAGGCCCTTCTCCTGTCCAGACTGTGGGAAAGCATTCGCTCTAGCCAGCCGCATGGCCGAGCACCAGAAGGTCCACATGGGAGTGCGGCCGTTTGTTTGCTCCGTGTGCTCCAAGTGCTTCACAAAATCCTCCAATCTAACGGAGCACAAAGCCATTCACAGTGGAGTGCGGCCTCATAAGTGTGGAGAGTGCGGCGTGGCATTCGCCATGGCTTCCCGTCTGGTTCGTCACCAGTTCATTCACAACAACCAGAAGCCGTACGGCTGCACGGGCTGTGGCAAGAACTACACCCACCTCACGCAGCTGAAGCTCCACCAGGAGCAGACCTGTGCCGGCAGGATCTTTGTCTGCGTAGAATGTGACAAATCTTTCCAGTGTGCCACAAAACTTGCACAGCATGTGGCGGAACACAAcgagaaaaaaatgtgacccCAACACATTTGGTGTTTAACATATGATGTTTAACCCATATGTCAGAAATCTTCATTCAGTATAGAAGAGATTAAATGTATTCAATAATTTAGTGAAATGTAGATAACAGTCCTGCATGAGGGTAGGTTACACAAAATGATGTCTGCCAAAGCCCTGAAACTTTCAGGTTTCTTCTGTTTATACTTTCGTTTTCCAAAATCAGATCAGGAAATATAGAAAGCATTTGTCAAATAATGATTACATTTATGAATGGGAGAAAAGGCCAAGGCCACCTGGTCCTATAAGAAAATGTAGAGCCTGATATCTAAATCTGACAATGAGTTTTGCTGTGGTGGAATTTTGGCGcaactttcttttcaaaattgtttttattggtgtACTTTGGATCATTGTACAAGTATGCTTGAACTTAAGATTACTTAGTAGCTGGATGTTTTCCTACAGTATTTTTAGGTTGAGAGTTTTTTTCCAGGTTCAGTCAAATACGACATGTTGTCCAGGACCTAAAGCAGCGAAGCAGAACTTTATACATTCcaaaaagttccacttttgCCTTTTCAGCTCatagaacattttattaaaagtcttGGGGCTTCTGAAAATGTCTTATGGTGTTTTGTTCAGGTCAGCCATGGTGTTAATCTTGAAACTCTCCTATGGGTGCCAGACAAGTGAGGCCCAcgatgttttaaatgttgtttctgttttgcttttttttctgatcctTGGATGATTTACAGAAACACTGTTAGAGTAATCCTGGAAGGCCGTCTACCCCTTCGCTGGTTTATGTAACTCTTTCTAGACTGATAAATGCcactgactttgtttctcaAGCATTCTTGAAGTTTTGATTGACCAAAGCCAATCCAACTGGCTTGGTAGAATTAGCAGCAAAAGAAGATTCTGTTGAGCTTGACCTactttttgataactttgattctttttcttGTTGTCAGACAGATTCTATTTAAGAGATTTCTTGATTCTTCAAGtctgacagaaataaagataGAGGAATTGAAATAACTTACTGTTAAATCCACATTTAACAAAgaataatgtttctttttcacactGGGCCAGGTTGATTTGGATTGCCTCTTCCCCTTAATAattgaaatcatttgaaaactgctttttgtatttattgtttaattttatttatttttttgataatcTGAAGCATTCAAGTTggacaaaaaaagacagtaatatgaaaaaaagtacaggaaaatactttttcacagtgCTGCATGTAATTAGACTGTTTGTATTCATAATTACAGatagataaaaattaaaaccttacACACTCCTCCCCCGGTGGGGGTGGGTTCGCATCAGGGCTAAAAATTTCCACTAGCACAGCTCTGATATTGGAGCTGGCAGTGATGTGAAACCGCTTAGGGACGTGTTAGGCTGTTATTAATGTGAGAATCCACGTGTAGCTGATCATACGCAcaactttttctctttgcatCTTGGCTCACAAATAAAGTAGCGCCAACTGACATAGACTTGGCTTTGAATAATTTGTTCTGGCTTGAGCGTGGCATCATTTCTCTCTCTTGTATCTAAAGGTACAcggaaatcaaactgtccattCTGAACAGCATTTCTTATCTAAACAAAACTCAGAGATACAGCAGCTGTTTTAAGATGCGAGACGTTCTTCAAACTTTAggctaaagaaaaaacatcttgttttttaaCCTGAAGGCTACTCACACTAACTGGGAAGTGAGGGGAGTCCAGTGATTAGACTGTTCCTGCTGGTAGAGAAATGCATCTTACCAAAAACTCTACATTAGCAACTTTTTCATAAGACGAGACCTTACATAGTGTTAGCTGTAGCAATGTTACAGAGGTggacagaaatacaaataaaattcaagcTAGCACAATGCAAAATTGGACGTGGTCAACaactaaaacactttaaaattcctctaaagctgcagtatataatgtttatatatatatatatatatatatatatatatatatatatacatatatataaaaagatttttttacatattcattGAAACTGTCATTGTGTCATGACAGTATAGTATGGGACAGGTAATCGGTTAAATAAAAGCCGATTCCCAgagctaactagaaacaaccagtcacagccaagaggagggtcttagtgctgtcaatcatccctGTGCGTGCCCTTTTGCTCTCTGCTATTCTACATCTTCTCCCCATCAGCAGTATGCCAGGAATTGGCCTAAACTAATTAGGAATTAGCCTTAGCTATTTCCtagaaaaccatttatccgATGACGGTGAGTTTCTTTTCCACCATTGGCGTATTTATCAGCACATTCACAACGTTGATTGTCAGCACTAAGACccttctcctggctctgattggttgttttggtcggGAGCGGTGCACTTCTTCAGATAAAGATGGGAATTCTCAAAGACAACTGTTGGTCATGTTGTTTGCAATGGGAGGTGGGGGAGTTGGGTTGTCACGTGAagtattgaaaatgttttgcaaaatgtaGTGTCAATGCTACCTTTAGCTATGTCGCTTACAAGGCCATTCATTTTACaagcagaattaaaaatataatttattctaTTTTGTCTAAATCTCAATGTTATAACTGTGCCACGCTGTTTCAAATTCAGTGTATTCAAAATATATTGTCCACACTTTATCATCTGGTAAATTTTACCTTCTATCATATTGTGTCTTCATTTTACTTAAGCAATcagaatgtaataaataaaaattaaaggaaGAGTTTGTTATGTTCCTCAAACTGCAACTGATTTACTATTTAGTTACAGAACTTTATAAATCTTTACGTTAGGGAAAATGCATTTATCCTTAGTGGCCTAATTATAATTCTTTGACACTCCAGAGACTCCTTGAAATGCTATTCCACAAATCCATCCATGTTCTAAGCAGCTCATGCTGTGACACAGTACAGGCAGATGGTGACAtgtctgctgtttgtgtgtgttgcattTCCTGACCGATCACACACAGCTTCTGCAGACTAACAGGAAAAAGGAGCTGGCACCTGTCGTGTTTTCACCAGGCCTCTGCAAAGTGAGAGGCCCGCTTGGCATTATTGTTATTTCTGAGCTCAGACCCGTCCGTCATTTATTCACCATGGCTGTATGACAGGAAATAGAACATACAGGCTGAGaatttgttaatgt includes:
- the znf648 gene encoding oocyte zinc finger protein XlCOF22 — translated: MSERTAAVKRSRRKCQVRLCVTHSPSDGHTVSNPDNVKTYSSFHSVCAGEDLLADSKDNGVLYLNPQTPNWCLVERFAELSPAEEVKMPVKQVHRMAMGPRSKHAETKNKHNGLADALKEKEINSVHDLTKQNKDSDQLRTANLKELDAEEYSPNADRKGTKKRLRKTPSANNSPKKCKDDKVPRVLAAMKRRSAVDTEDRPFKCTHCHWAFKKLCNLQSHLQTHSGLKPHVCDICGKAYSHQGTLQQHKHLHTGERPYRCTFCDKTYIWSSDYRKHIRTHTGEKPYICETCGKDFIRSSDLRKHERNMHTNNKPFPCTHCGKTFNKPLSLKRHERKHLGERPFSCPDCGKAFALASRMAEHQKVHMGVRPFVCSVCSKCFTKSSNLTEHKAIHSGVRPHKCGECGVAFAMASRLVRHQFIHNNQKPYGCTGCGKNYTHLTQLKLHQEQTCAGRIFVCVECDKSFQCATKLAQHVAEHNEKKM